The Benincasa hispida cultivar B227 chromosome 11, ASM972705v1, whole genome shotgun sequence genome has a segment encoding these proteins:
- the LOC120091801 gene encoding syntaxin-121-like — translation MNDLFSSRSFSRDTHVVEMGNASFSPTAVNLDKFFEDVESVKDELKELERLYSNLHDSHEQSKTLHNAKAVKDLRSRMDSDVSLALKKAKLIKVRLEALDRSNAANRSLPGCGPGSSSDRTRTSVVNGLRKKLQDSMESFNNLRQQISSEYRETVQRRYYTVTGENPDEKTIDVLISTGESETFLQKAIQEQGRGRILDTISEIQERHDAVKDLERNLKELHQVFLDMAVLVHEQGEKLDDIESQVNRAHSFVRGGTQELTTARVYQKNTRKWTIIAIIILLLIVLVIVLSLQPWKKNNSGSPTAP, via the exons ATGAACGATTTATTCTCCTCTCGATCCTTTTCCCGCGACACCCATGTCGTTGAAATGGGCAACGCCTCCTTTTCCCCTACTGCTGTTAATCTCGACAAGTTCTTTGAGGATGTTGAGTCCGTTAAAGACGAGCTCAAGGAGCTTGAGCGACTCTACTCCAACCTCCATGACTCTCATGAACAGAGCAAGACGCTTCACAATGCTAAGGCCGTCAAGGACCTCCGATCTCGCATGGATTCTGATGTTTCCCTTGCTCTCAAGAAGGCCAAGCTTATTAAGGTCCGATTGGAAGCTCTTGATCGCTCCAATGCTGCCAATCGGAGCCTCCCTGGTTGCGGTCCCGGTTCTTCTTCTGACCGGACTCGGACTTCTGTAGTCAACGGTTTAAGGAAGAAATTGCAGGATTCTATGGAGAGTTTCAACAATCTCAGGCAACAGATCTCCTCTGAGTACAGGGAGACCGTTCAGCGAAGATATTACACTGTTACTGGTGAAAATCCGGACGAGAAAACCATTGATGTCTTGATATCTACAG GTGAAAGTGAGACATTCTTGCAGAAAGCCATTCAAGAACAAGGTAGAGGCAGAATCCTAGATACCATTAGTGAGATCCAGGAGAGGCATGATGCTGTAAAAGACCTGGAAAGGAACCTCAAAGAGCTGCACCAGGTTTTCTTGGACATGGCAGTCTTGGTACACGAGCAAGGCGAGAAACTTGACGATATCGAAAGCCAAGTGAACAGGGCTCATTCTTTTGTTCGAGGCGGCACGCAGGAGTTGACAACAGCCAGAGTATACCAGAAAAACACCCGGAAATGGACAATTATTGCCATCATCATTTTGCTGCTCATTGTCCTGGTAATTGTCCTCAGCCTGCAGCCTTGGAAGAAAAATAACAGTGGTTCACCCACAGCACCCTAA